ACTATGCTGAACGcggaaaacaaaaaattcataTGGCGCATGATTTTATAACACATTCGTACATCCTAACTTTTCACTAATACGGTAGGTATCGCGCAAGAGAATCCAAATTAGACAACACAGGTTGACCCGAAGGCGGAAACTGAATACATTTTAGGAGTCGGGGGACCAACATCTTAAACATCAATGTGAGAAGGGGAGCTTTGATTCCACACgactaaaatgtaattgtttttggGGGAGCCAAGCCCTTACAATAAGCATCCCCACTGATTTCCACCAACGGGTGTATACATACACATAGAATAAAATAAGTGCACTtcattttaatcttaaaatttcaaaattaaagtaaCGGTTGCTATGGGAAATCCCTCCCCAACAAATGTATtgcttatttttaatatatattttacccaCAGTGAGGTTTAGTCAATAAATACctgtaataggtattatgtactttattctTACTTAAAATTGATATTGGATACCTActatatgttaataaaattgtagtatcaatttaattttttttttaaactatttaaccgtaataaatcataattaaaaacaaataaatacaatagccGATcagaagaatataaaatataaatactgggGAGGATTCGAAATGCAGTACCGACTGCAAGCGCATACGCAAATCAACTatgaaaacttataaaaaaatacaacagaaATCAAAAAGTTCttttataattatcttaaaatgtaaatgtttttataaaaaaatgtatcacaagATACAAGAAAACttccaataataaatatttgataaacaatttgtaagctaatatatataagaattttcccctataatataagtagttaaaaaaggtaaaaaaagtACAAGAtatgatacaaattataatagccaatgtaattatgtaaataagaaaaattttgattactaatctatatgtatatatatatatatatatatatgcaagtcccttctaataaaatattgatttatttttttttaataactttcagcaaaataaaattaacgtatttaaataatgaatatagatacatacataCTATACATACAAATGTTGATATTAAAAGTACGATAAAACctgttatatattttaggaatttaTTCTTATCTAGGTAATTGtgtatgtatcataatattatatcaatttttttgcTTAGAAGTCATAgctagattatataatatattacctttaAATCGAAGTCTTAAATCtcattaaaagtatttaaattgcataaaataatctacatatttatcagttatcaaaactatataattaaaattaaattattgttaatactatTTCAATTAACACCTCATGAATTGTTTACGAGTGATGTCTAATTggattcaacatttttttttctataaatataatccagcttttaaacaattattaaaataaataacctatttcTATTTAAGTTTTACATAATTAGATGTTTCATAGtaattaacattattgtttgattgaaaaatactaagtagtattaaaatatttaatttattaaccttCCGATTTTCAATACAtacttgaattaatatttaataattgaacttattagttattaaatatttagtactaACGTATAGATAATTTGTTGGAAAATGTTTAATGGTTATTAACTTTTACAAAGTAAATCTTTTAATTATTGCATTAGGAAGGAATAAggaaaacaataaaatgatGAAATGTAGCtacaattcaataaattaacattagtgacttggttatttatatttcaaaatctgGTTTAACCCACAGTTCATACTTTAAcaactttttaaaaagtaaaaacaatgtttattttcccttaatataaataccataatatttttaatcatagtGTAAATAATCTGAAGACTGATtgtttaattacattattaaatcagTTTACAAGTAATTATCATTTTTCTAgggtttaattattaaaaagagaatttgaaaattatttagccactaagaaaaaaaaaaaaaatattaaaagaaatgttTTACTCTTCTGACGCTTTGTCATTTGTGAGCATTATTTGTCCAAAGCAGTGTTTGTCTTAATGGCAATCACACATTCTTCGCCACAGGATTTCAATACAGTACACTGAAAATAAAGAATGTACATTATTACTAtagattttataatgtatagttagAAAATCACATACTTATATTTGTAACTTATCAAATtattcttgtaaaaaaaaatattacagattCTACACACTATATGCAAGATTCCTTGTTTACTTACCAAAAGCTCTTTACCGGCATcgtattcatttttcaattgttgACCAATTTCAGCTTCGGGAATCTTCAAGTCTTCGCGCAAATCACCATTGTCAGACATCAAACATAAATAGCCATCATCTGATATATCAGTCAACTAATTAAAACAGAATAAGtacattgaaaaatgtattgtttataatttacattcatataaaacataaaattatatttttacagtaaaactgctaaaatattaagattttagacATAAGACCTAAATAAAaggaattatatttttgtgactGTGTACATTAATTTAGctcatcatataattattattttacataatatagtcatataatggGTAATAGTTGAGGGGaatggaaaataattaaatataatctttttATAACATTGCATTCAGAAAACTAATAAATACCCTCCCTTCCATAACAAACTTATTTTAGTCTTTAAatctgaaataaaaatgaaatattcgGTTTAAAATGAGATCATACCTTGGTGGCCAACTTGCACGCATGGGCATGACTGTTTCAGTCGTAAGGTTCTGGTAGGGCGAGCGTCTGACTTTTTGCGGACAAAAAATGGCCGCCTCTAAGGTATGATCTcattttaaaaagaatatatactataaaaacatatatCGTACTTTAATATCTCATCCAAATtcactaattaaaaatttagcCTTATAACCAATTTCTCATCGACACCTATAGCTTAATTAGTGGTGTCATGatctcttaaaataataattgataaacatACATAGTAGAGCCATCAATAGGTGGCTTCTCTATCACTTTTCCgccagtttttttttcaactatcaTACATGACACATATTATGCTTATTGTGCtaacttatatttatgtataaaaaaaaagattatagataaatagtttaatagcaTACCGATCATTAACACACATGAAAGGCTCACTTatgaatgaaaaatttaattatcattagtaaattaattacctGATAATCTTCACGTTTGACAAATGGAACATCCATATTGTGAGTTGACGGGCATATATCTTCATATTTCTTACCAGAAAATATATCTAGGCCAACTAAATGGACCTTAGCGTGTCCGTGCTTACCAGTCTTTGATGTGGACATATCCACAATTTTGCACGGACGAgcctttaaaacaatttaattcatataaataacaaataaaatgcattcagcacacatacaaataatagatgCATAAGCTCCAAATCGTTTTATTAACtacattgttataaaaaaaatttaaatgtttacattttaaatgataaacaataatttcaaagcattataatatgtttaaataatcacttataggtatatgtacaatgtacatttaagtatattagatatattttttgattggtTATATTCATTGAAATAAAAAGCAACAGATATCTATACGATAAAGTGAAAGTATTAATGTAAATACTACATGaggtaaaaattgattttgtcaataaatgtatttatttcgaaaattttttaattgaaaataataaccgAATGGATtaatcaaaaacttaaaatataataaaagtgttaataatacatagtttgAGCGGTGTTAGGCATTACTTTTAACATAACGAAACCATTCTTTCGCAAAGCTGAACATTGCATGGGGTATGTGGTTGAAGCACCAGAGTCTCCGGTATCAAAGTGAGTATCTTCGATGTCAGCCATTATTCAAAATAGAACTACAAACACAAAGAAATCTAAATTACAGAGAGAAAAAttagtttgaaaaattattcagTCGTGATCTGCAGTCAGCAGTATGCCAGTATTGATGACATCCTGTTAACAGAATTTAACCTAAAAAACCTCGTGAGTTGTTTTGTGCATCTAAACAGCAACTTTAGACCAGCAAACACGTAAAATGTAAAGACGTTTTACTTACTTTGTTAACTGAATGAATAACAAAATGAACTAtactacttaaaaatataagttaaaaaaaagagaAATATAGAAAAGCTTAGGAatcttttttaattcaaaaaaagtacTGAGCCTTTGATTTGGGCGACACAACAGCAAAAAAAAGAGACAGACGCACATACGATAAGTCGGCAATATTTTGGTGTGATTACCACCACCAAGGAATCAACGATGTGTAGTCATGGAAGACAAACTACGCGTTCCCGGCAAACAATGTTCAAATAATtcgaaacaatatattattcaataatgaaaaaaaaattgtgaatattttataaacggaGGCGGCGATggctttttaaaatgtttatgtatgatatatattatattgaaatttgaatgagtcgttttatgttatttaacttCGTGTACCAAGTACtaactacctataggtattaatgtataataggtTCCAGTGGTGGATCCAGAGGGGGGCAAAGGGGGCATTCTCCCCTCCATCTCTGTATTTTCCCtttattttactgtatttttgcccccccccccccaaaaaaaaaaaattaagccctggatccaCCACTGGTCACTGATAGGTCCTTCGTCCATGATAATAGGTTAGGCtatgattatttgaaaaaataataattatactaatgtctaattgttctaattaattttttatgtattgtacAAATTGTACAAGTAATATACTTAAGTACTATATTCCATATTAAagcgattttatatttttgtaaaaccatttttaaggactactatttttattaaatacttatagctAAAAAGTCAAAACCACAAGTCgttcgaatttttattttttattaatattttatatatacatcaaATTGTTCTAATAATAGTCAAATGCTTAACATTCTAGAATAAAAAGGTTGGTCCTCAATTTtctccttaaaaaaaataataaatcctaGTTGCCACTATAAAACAGGACACTCCTATAAActccttaaatttttaaaaagaaacctaaattattgataatatagcTCTTGTTCAGAATATAGGTTGGTACTAAAAAATTGCAAATCAGAATATCAGATTATTCGTTATAAAAGGAAGAATggtgtaaacactaaacatgcTTGGCGCTTGACGATAATCacctggtataatatattacttacccTAATATTGTcactattgtaaatttgtaaaataattgttatttagcCTACTGACGCTATACTGTGTACTGATTGTAGCACTTATTGACTAAGTAGTTCACTATACATTAAATGCAAGTTTTGTTACTTTTTAGTTATGACTAGTGCCTGGAACTTGATGGTttacgatatttaaaaaatgagcACACAAATACCGAAAATAACTTTgtgacttaacatttttaagaatttacgttttatacaattcatgtatcaatgtatcataaatcataattattaaagatgtttttttaaaaatgtttaggtacTCTCGAAGGAgccttcaataatatttttttgaaatttgaaataagtTGATTTTTTCTGATCGACAGGGCCTAAAATAATAACTGCCCACAGTTATTAAACTAATCATAGATTGCCAAAacaaacgataaaaataataaacgtcgATAATCGACAAGCTAATGGAAACTGAATGTGTTACAATAAAGGGTAACTTTGAAATAGgaaaatgcgaatataatatgtaaaaaaagtacaaaaatttataaaatgcacCAAAAATACTGAAAAGTGACCTTAAAGCAATAAATtccttaaaatttcaaaaataaaactctATAGTATTAAATTCTATATTCCATGAATCAAATTGCTGCAAAGACGAGCCTCGAATGTATAGTAtgtaatgtatagaaaaaaaatatgcaaatgcatcaATAGGCTACTTATTAGGTAAATGTTTTCTTAACCtggttattgaataataatacgattgtATTGCAACATACGGCACATTTAGGACACATACCTACCACATATCTGTTACctaatttaaagtataatagtCACAAAGCTGTAACTTCTAGTGGTGGTGGGGGGAGGTCACCCACGTACCTCTTaactgaaattttttaaaagttcaatATTAGCACTTAGCAGTGAAtagtgattaatttttaatgattatggGCGGTGGGCTATTACATTTTCAGGGAGCGcccaaaaatgatttaaattataagcaaaataaaaaaaactcgtttATTGACTTTTTTTGCTCAATTTTTACAACCTAACTACGTAAGGTAaccaaattataacttatatacaaataagcaacaatattgtttgtatataagataaataataatgaattaaaaatattgaaatgaaaagttttacaatataggtacctacgtattttagtattttgccTCATTTTGGTtgtctttataaattataatagatgtatgttttttaggaattacaaaaatgtttttttatatttgcaataGATAATCAATTAAGTTACTTTGAAATCCGTTATGCAGATAGTgctttatattgttttttagcCGACATAAAGTAATTTTGCTATTTGGCACACTTAGATCAAACGTTTCGGAGTTTTTCTACGTTTAGGTACCTTGACTTCGCCTAAACCTAGCTTTTCAGATTATATTTTCCCATAAATGATCAAAACcggatttttgtttttcttccaTATTAATTCGCTGATAGTTTGAATTAATCGTGCATTATGAAAATGCAAGTTTTTTATAccataaataactaaaaacctaatatatatatattgggcaattaaaaatattatttttacatgaaTGCGTCCATGCCGcaagtgaatattatttattggctattgttataaaaaaaaattgctgagCTGTACAGAAGTACAgcaagttacaagtgggtcactgtataatgtatggtgttaaatttgaattcaatgatataatttcattgtacaagaaaaacaattctgagcaaagatggtcagtcagcctatgatattactaagtatatttgatgatattattatgaataaagtaaatcAAAGCAgatttactgccccaaacgttggtgacaggcacaaaaataaaaaacaaaaaataaaaaacacacatcattgaaaatcaatacatatcactcctctcagaatctaaaatttgtaAAGGTAgttctcaaaattaaaattacaataattgtaaatcaaaatatttaagttatttttcttgCAATATTCCAAAATAAGCTTTAGAAACTAAATCATCCTTAGGCACAAAAATttctcaaatataaaaaaaaaaatgttttcttgtaAGCCGTGTTGAActtctacattttttattctcatAGAATTGTATGATAcctaaaaacctaaaaacttaaaaatctgGACTCCGAAATACTGAaatgaacataaaattataagttcCTATAAATGATCGCTATTcaagaatactttttaataaataaatgaatttaaaatttctttttttggtAATTAAACACAATTCAAGGTGTTAAAACTAAACTAAACATTATACACTTAGAATTGATAATTTGAATTAGTAATTATGTAGTCAATGTAGgaattgtaatacatattatagaaaaataaaaaaacaagatCACACTGGAGATCAgataccaaaaatattattttatttgatagatAAATTTAGCAAACAGAGGTAGATGATCGGACGGAGATACTCTATTTGGCATAGCTAATATTGGCTGGCATTCAGCAACATTCGGAAGCTTCATATAAGCTctcagttttaaatttgtactgctataaacattaataaattgaatgaattattttagatgttttggtaattaaatatataaggaTAATTCATgtcataaatttattattatcttacgtgtaaaatatgtaatctACAATAGTCCATTGGTCATGATATGTAGAAcagctattattgttattatatacagaAGAAAACTTAAGGTTATGATACACGGTTCCAGAaccaaatctaaaaaataaattatttattaaaattcataactattgaaatattaaaaatgtaatttaaatacttgaatTCTGGTGACGACAATGATAATAGTTGTTCATTTTTTCTTTCACTATGATGTAGCTGACATAatccgaaaaaaaatttaaatataatataagtaatatgtatTTCGTGGTTAAGAAAAtatggttaatttattttttaactaatatttttaagttacctTTGAATAAAGACCGTCATTAATTTGtcgtttatgattatttatttttcttaactcTAAAATTTCTGAATGCTGACTATATTCAGTGATGCCTAAACTCTTTGGAATAAGTTCATTTCCCATGTTAGATCTTCCACTTTGATTATTTTGAGACCAAAGCGTTGGTTTTTGTAAGTTACTGTAGAATAGAGCACCattgattaaaaaatcataaacagcAGTATTAGGTTCCAAGTTGAAATCCCCAGTCAAAATTATTGGATGGTATTCAGAAATATTATCATCACCAACTCTACacaagaaataattaaaaaaatatagttattattatttattagaatacaaattaattaatagtgaGAATCTATATTACTTTTTGTGCCCTTTATATGCAACACGCTCAATTTCAGCTAGTAATAAATGAACTTGTGCCAATTTAATATCATGCCTTTTTTTGTTGTACAAGATATGTGTAGTcgaaacaattatattttctgCTTCATTTTTCCGAGGTGACAATCTCAACACAATACCCACATTGTCTCGATCTAATACATTTACTCCTGGTTGATTGTATTCTACAGTGACCTTTTCTTTTAATGTAAACTTGTCATTTCTGTAATATATAGCACAACCATCACAATGAAAACGAGTTCGTTTTTTATAGACACCATTATACCCTAAAAGaaataatgcaattttataatttgttatcattTGCATCTATATCATATTAGGTACTCGTGAAGTATCCTAACTACCGTAAAAAGCTACATACCAATAAACTATACACATGCTACCTACTAGAAAATATGACATACCAactcttatatagttatatgtgttatatttttatttagttttattatcgAAAAGTACCTGTCGCTTGAGTTATTAAGATAAAAACATTCTAATGATCGTTggtcttacaatattataacagctaaatatcaataaaattatacatttatactggtAACTATCTGGTTAATTACTGGTAAATATCCACCAAGccctataataatttacttttagataggtattaaattattttattttttgtgtccttCAACTTTGCATACATAAGAACGCCGACTAAAAGAGAATGATGGcggtcaataatttaaaaacaacacgACAATTGTCAATATATTTGAAGATTTCTGGTAacaacatataacatattaaaatacttaataatgatGATCATcaatacattaaaaacattttagttaaataaattgttattaatcagtatgtaaaaatagttaacattcgtaactttttttatactacACCAACGAAGTAGACATGAgtcatattaaatagttttttaatttattgtaaaaggtaatttataggtaatttacCTAAATCTGATAATTTCTTAAAGAACCAATTTAAATGAGATTCTTGAACttcttgaaaacaaattatctagaacaaaaaatgtatcgtataagttatgattatataaaaactatttatgatACATCAAGTATGTAATTTTTCAgtgaataatttgaaaatacataaacctggataaataaacatataatattatatagttgatttaagataatttatcaattaatgaGTACAGAATTAGATTTAAAATTCTCAAGAGAAGAACTTCAAATTTGTATTACTTGGTAAAtcaaacatacattatattagcCTAACTACTATACTAAAGGGGACTAAAAATTAACACTAATCTTtgggtataatttttaaataactgctAATtagttatcataaaatatagtatatagtaagaCTCACTTAAGACACAGTTTTCTGCTGGTCACTACTCATTTCCAACTATACTCTGTTGCAAATGAGGTCAGTACTGGGAAGCGACCGGTTTTCGTCAGATGGTTTTATCACTACACAATCGAAAAGCACTGTGAGATTAGCTCTTTTTATTACCCATTATAATAGGAGAGACATCTGTGGATTCAACCCTGTCGGTTTCAAAGCCTTAGGTAAATTGGCTTGGCAATGGGAGGGCTTCAGAGTTCAGAAAatgatttagttattatttataatagcgtACAGTTATTTTTTGGGGGACTTTTGGTTTTTGATGGCTAAAATCTCCGGCACAGTTTGTCTTAGCATTCAGATGTTTCTCCCACCATTCCAACCACCACCTGGTTCGGTATTTGGAACAAAGCCACTCCCATGTGGACAACTTGGCTCATGGGCTGTATGGTACTGATTTAATTTGGTATGGTTAAAAGGATGTAAGCACaccaattgttttatttctcTGACCCATGTGC
The Metopolophium dirhodum isolate CAU chromosome 7, ASM1992520v1, whole genome shotgun sequence DNA segment above includes these coding regions:
- the LOC132949726 gene encoding eukaryotic translation initiation factor 5A, which gives rise to MADIEDTHFDTGDSGASTTYPMQCSALRKNGFVMLKARPCKIVDMSTSKTGKHGHAKVHLVGLDIFSGKKYEDICPSTHNMDVPFVKREDYQLTDISDDGYLCLMSDNGDLREDLKIPEAEIGQQLKNEYDAGKELLCTVLKSCGEECVIAIKTNTALDK
- the LOC132949439 gene encoding protein angel homolog 2 isoform X3; protein product: MFFSSLLCILQKSLIKYVCCVVYAQLLILPAVFPQQSCIGPNMKDYISFIRPLVHHKHDTNYKSFNFSLLSYNILAQELLEKNAFLYDWSDVRVLNWDYRRQLLLKEIKQFNADIICFQEVQESHLNWFFKKLSDLGYNGVYKKRTRFHCDGCAIYYRNDKFTLKEKVTVEYNQPGVNVLDRDNVGIVLRLSPRKNEAENIIVSTTHILYNKKRHDIKLAQVHLLLAEIERVAYKGHKKVGDDNISEYHPIILTGDFNLEPNTAVYDFLINGALFYSNLQKPTLWSQNNQSGRSNMGNELIPKSLGITEYSQHSEILELRKINNHKRQINDGLYSKLHHSERKNEQLLSLSSPEFKFGSGTVYHNLKFSSVYNNNNSCSTYHDQWTIVDYIFYTTNLKLRAYMKLPNVAECQPILAMPNRVSPSDHLPLFAKFIYQIK
- the LOC132949439 gene encoding protein angel homolog 2 isoform X2, with product MYITKEFNKICLLCRLCPIANFACRLSTTVMHRNKQFSGPNMKDYISFIRPLVHHKHDTNYKSFNFSLLSYNILAQELLEKNAFLYDWSDVRVLNWDYRRQLLLKEIKQFNADIICFQEVQESHLNWFFKKLSDLGYNGVYKKRTRFHCDGCAIYYRNDKFTLKEKVTVEYNQPGVNVLDRDNVGIVLRLSPRKNEAENIIVSTTHILYNKKRHDIKLAQVHLLLAEIERVAYKGHKKVGDDNISEYHPIILTGDFNLEPNTAVYDFLINGALFYSNLQKPTLWSQNNQSGRSNMGNELIPKSLGITEYSQHSEILELRKINNHKRQINDGLYSKLHHSERKNEQLLSLSSPEFKFGSGTVYHNLKFSSVYNNNNSCSTYHDQWTIVDYIFYTSTNLKLRAYMKLPNVAECQPILAMPNRVSPSDHLPLFAKFIYQIK
- the LOC132949439 gene encoding protein angel homolog 2 isoform X1 — its product is MFFSSLLCILQKSLIKYVCCVVYAQLLILPAVFPQQSCIGPNMKDYISFIRPLVHHKHDTNYKSFNFSLLSYNILAQELLEKNAFLYDWSDVRVLNWDYRRQLLLKEIKQFNADIICFQEVQESHLNWFFKKLSDLGYNGVYKKRTRFHCDGCAIYYRNDKFTLKEKVTVEYNQPGVNVLDRDNVGIVLRLSPRKNEAENIIVSTTHILYNKKRHDIKLAQVHLLLAEIERVAYKGHKKVGDDNISEYHPIILTGDFNLEPNTAVYDFLINGALFYSNLQKPTLWSQNNQSGRSNMGNELIPKSLGITEYSQHSEILELRKINNHKRQINDGLYSKLHHSERKNEQLLSLSSPEFKFGSGTVYHNLKFSSVYNNNNSCSTYHDQWTIVDYIFYTSTNLKLRAYMKLPNVAECQPILAMPNRVSPSDHLPLFAKFIYQIK